One genomic window of Magnolia sinica isolate HGM2019 chromosome 3, MsV1, whole genome shotgun sequence includes the following:
- the LOC131241074 gene encoding transcription factor TCP4-like has protein sequence MGESHHQHQLQHHHQHPQQTSSRLVLRNPTGGEIVEVQGGHIVRSTGRKDRHSKVCTAKGPRDRRVRLSAHTAIQFYDVQDRLGYDRPSKAVDWLIKKAKAAIDELAELPAWQPSSANASAQQPDHGEEDEEEEKQHIHSQQQGNTDTAGKKPMQAEPVAASAYGFQHPSNTTSFLPPSLDSDAIADTIKSFFPMASSSSSIHFQNYPPDLLSRTSSQTQDLRLSLQSFQDPILLQHHQPHHHHPPSGEQALFTSSAPLAYDAAPANWSDHQQQEFGRFQRMIAWNAAEAGGGSSGGGGYIFSTPPPPMPLHPLLGQNPLFPQRGPLQSSSSPSVRAWTDPPPIAADHQTAMFHHPSSSISAIGFASGGFSGFRIPARIQGEEEHDAVANKQSSASSASRH, from the coding sequence ATGGGAGAGAGTCATCACCAGCACCAGCTCCAGCATCATCACCAACACCCTCAGCAAACTTCGTCGAGGTTGGTattgaggaacccgacgggaggAGAGATCGTCGAAGTCCAAGGCGGCCACATTGTCCGATCCACAGGAAGGAAAGACCGCCACAGCAAGGTCTGCACTGCCAAAGGCCCTCGCGACCGCCGCGTCCGGCTCTCCGCTCACACTGCAATCCAGTTCTACGATGTCCAGGACCGCCTTGGCTACGACCGCCCCAGCAAGGCCGTCGACTGGCTCATCAAGAAGGCCAAGGCCGCCATCGACGAGCTTGCCGAGCTGCCCGCCTGGCAGCCTTCTTCGGCTAATGCTTCAGCCCAGCAGCCGGACCATGgcgaggaagatgaggaggaagagaagCAGCACATCCACAGCCAGCAGCAGGGTAACACGGACACTGCGGGCAAGAAACCGATGCAGGCCGAGCCTGTGGCGGCCTCCGCTTATGGTTTCCAGCATCCGAGCAATACCACCAGCTTCCTCCCGCCTTCTTTAGATTCCGATGCCATTGCTGACACCATCAAATCCTTCTTCCCCATGGCTTCCTCTTCGTCTTCCATTCATTTCCAGAACTACCCGCCAGACCTGCTCTCGAGAACCAGCAGCCAAACCCAAGATCTCCGCCTTTCCCTGCAGTCTTTCCAAGACCCCATCCTCCTCCAACACCACCAACCCCACCATCACCATCCACCTTCGGGCGAGCAAGCCCTTTTCACCAGCTCCGCTCCGCTGGCATACGACGCCGCCCCTGCCAACTGGTCCGACCACCAGCAGCAGGAGTTTGGCAGGTTTCAGCGAATGATTGCCTGGAATGCAGCTGAGGCTGGTGGCGGCAGCAGTGGCGGTGGAGGGTACATCTTCAGCACACCTCCGCCGCCGATGCCGCTGCACCCGTTGCTCGGGCAAAACCCGTTATTTCCACAGAGGGGACCCCTTCAGTCCAGTAGCTCACCTTCGGTTCGTGCTTGGACGGACCCGCCACCGATTGCGGCAGACCATCAGACGGCTATGTTTCATCATCCGTCATCATCGATCTCGGCCATCGGTTTTGCCTCCGGCGGTTTCTCCGGCTTCCGCATACCGGCACGAATTCAAGGTGAGGAGGAGCACGACGCCGTCGCCAACAAACAGTCTTCTGCGTCCTCTGCTTCTCGCCATTGA